Sequence from the Candidatus Omnitrophota bacterium genome:
TATTCAAGGAAGAGACCATGAAAACGCAGAGCGCCATGACCGCTCCTACAGCGAGAGGGGTGGTAATATTCGCAGACGACCTCGTGGATTGTTCGGCCGTCTTTGATCTTAACCGTATGGCTGAAATAGTGGGTAAAGATGACAGTGTCCTTTCCAAGGTGGTGCTTTATGCCAGGGATCCCGCAAAAGGCGATATAGTCAGAAAGCTTATAAAGGACAGTAATCCCGAGGCAGTCGTCGAAACCGTACTGGAATCCGACGTCAAGGAACATTACGGGGAAGATTATTATTCGACGAGCCAGGTCGCTGCCGTGCTGCGCTATTCGATGAACAAGAAAAGCGGGCAGCTTTTCAGGAAACCCGATCAGATCCTGGGTGTTGTCAGAGGCCCCCTTGTCAACGGGGAGGATGCCGAGCAGATAGAAGAGGATCTTAGGTCGATGAACGTACCTGTTGTGGCGTTCGAGGATAACACCAAAGGTAATGTTTATTCGATTATGCAGGCTTTGGCTGAACTTGCTTCTGCGAGAACCTCGGGCAAGGCTCTTGCGGACAGACTTTTCATGGTATTGCCGCCGATGACGCGAATATCAGAAGCCCTGGAAAAGGAATACCGTACTTTCAAGGCCATGGTGGAAGCGCTTGAATCCGCAGCATAATATTCCCTCACGGACACCTTATCATCCAATATTCACCCACGATTTAAAAATATTGTCCCACGATGGATAATATGTTAATATTATATAGAATTTCAGGTGATGATTTCCCGCAATATTAAGGAGGGATACCTATGAGTAAGAAAGTCATGATCCTTTTGCTGATAGCTGCCGTCGTGACATCAATGGCCGTGGAGGAAAGTTCTGCCAGAAGTTCTTCCGACGATATCCTTAAGAGAGGTCTTCTCGGCGCGGGAGCGGGTGCCGCAGGAAGCGCCGCCGGCGGAGGTAACGTGGGGACCGGTGCCCTGGTGGGTGCTGGTGTAAATGTTCTCGGGGGCGCTCTTCTGGATTCAATGACCGAGGACAAGAGTCAGCCGGCTCCGCCGCCTCAGCAGTACCAGCAGCCGCAACAGTACCAGCAGTCTCCTCAGTCGGGTTATTCCGAGGGCTATGAAGCCGGCTACAGTAACGGCTACAAGAAAGGTTATACGGACGGTTATAAGGAAGGTTTGCAGGAAGGCTACAAGTCCAAGTGATAAAGAGAGATCCGATCATGCAGGGGAATCCGCATTGGGAACAAGCGGGTTTCCCTGTTTTCATTTTACTATCCGAAAGACGAGCGCAGAACAAGTGCAACCAAAGGCGGTGCAGGGTATGAAGAAGAAAGACAAGCCTGATAAGAAAAACAAAGACCACCAGAAGAAGGATTCCGGTGAAGCTTTAATGGGGCAGGGCAGGGCGAAAGCGAAAATGGAATGGCTTCTTGATGAAACGGACAACCTCCTGAAGTCACTGATAAGCAAGGAAAAAGAGATCATACAGACCGAAGACGCGCTTGTCGAGGCGATGAGGCGGTTCAGGGACCTTTTCGAGCAGTCCCCCATAGGCGTGGGGATACACGGGACCAGCGGGGAACTGCTTATAGTGAACAAGTCATACCTGGATATCTTCGGTGTTGACAGTTTCAAGGAGATATCCAGCCAGAACCTCTTCCGTGACCTTGACCTGTCGAAGAAGGAAGTGGACAGGATCAAGGAGGGGCATGTTTTCCAGCATGAACTGGAATATGATTTTGTCGGTGCGGATTACAAAACCGATCGTGAAGGCGTCGCGCATATACTGTTCACGATCTCGCCTCTTTTCAGGGAGAAAGAAGTGATAGCCTATATGGTCCAGGCACAGGATATTTCCCAGCGAAAACAGGCGGAGGAATCGCACCGTCTGGCTCAGCTGGGACGTCTTCTTTCGGACATGGCCCACGAGGTGAACAATCCCCTCATGATCATATCCGGAAGAGCCGAGCTGGCTTTGCTGGAGGGGGTAAAGGACGAGAAGATAAAGGACACGCTGAATGTCATACTTGACCAGTGTTTTCTGGCAAAGGATATAATACACCGCTTGCTCAGGTATTCCAGGATAGGTAAGATAGAGCGCACCCCGGTTGACATGTACAAGATAATCGACCTTATAACGAACATACTGCAGCATCATTTCCAGATGTCCAACATAGTCCTGGAGAAAGAGGTCGAAGAGGGGCTCCCCATGGTCATAGGCAACGAGAAACAGCTCCAGCAGGTATTCATGAACATAATCCGCAATTCTGCCGACGCCATGCCGGACGGGGGCGTAATAACGCTCAAGACCCATCGGCAAGGAAATTATATCCGGATCGACATCAGGGATACCGGTGAGGGGATGAGTCCCAAAGTGCTGGGCAGGATATTCGAACCGTTCTTTACCACAAAGCAAAAGGGCACTGGCCTGGGACTGGCGGTATGCCATACCATAATACAGGACCACGGCGGCAAACTGAAATACGAAAGCAAGATAGGTGAGGGTACAACGGCGACGATACTTTTGCCAGTTGAAAGCCGTCTCGAGGAGTAAGTTCTCAGGGAGATGATAAATGAACACCATTCTGGTGATTGATGATGAGATACAGATAGTCGAAATACTTGAACAATTTCTGTCTTCTGAAGGGTTCAAGGTGGAAACAGCCTATAACGGCCGGGAAGGGCTGGAGAAACTGGACGAATGCCATCCGGATATTATTTTGCTGGATGAGAAGATGCCGGAAGTTGGCGGGGCCGCTTTCAGGCAAGGCATGCAAAAGCTTGGCAAGGATATACCAGTGATAGTCCTGACCGGCTCTGTAGGAGTCGGTCAGAAGAAGGATAATAACAAGCAGGAATACGGGTACCTTCTCTTTAAGCCGGTCAGACTTTCCGATCTTAAAGAACTTATACTCGAAATACTTTCCCAGTGATATGCCGCTTCTCCGGTCAATGATACGCACTCCGCATTTTAAGGTAACAGATGGGAAAAAAACTCAGCACTAGAATATATACGATGGCCTTCGGCGGAAGCGGCATCGGCAAAATCGACGGTAAGGTATGCTTCGTGGAAGGCGCTCTTCCGGGTGAAGAGGTCACCTTTGACGCCGAGAAGGAGACCTCAAGCTATATCAAGGGCAGGGTAACGGAGGTGAAAAATCCTTCTCACGACAGGGTCGATCCGGTCTGCAGGCATTACCGGGTGTGTGGCGGCTGCCAGTTGCAGCATGTCTCATACGCTAAAGAGCTGGCGCATAAACAGCAGCAGGTGGTCGAGCTTATCGGTAAAATAGCCGGGGAGCGGGATATCGACTGCTGCGATATTATAGCCTCGGACCGGGAATACAACTACAGGAGCAGCGTGACCCTGCATAAAAGCGGGACCGGGTACGGGTATTATGCTTCCGGAAGCAGGAAGGTGATAGATATCGATGAATGTCCGGTAGCCGCCGAGGCCATTAACGCCGAGTTGGGCGGTCTCCGCGGGAGCAAAAAGGATATCACTCTGAAGGCGGACCACCTAGGCAACGTCTGGAGCTCTGATAGATCTGGACACAGGTATTTTACCGACAGATATTACGGAACGGAGATTGTTCTCTCGCCAAAGGCTTTTTCACAGGTCAACCGGCACATCGCCGAGAGAATAGCCCAAACTCTGGATGAGTGGATAGCGACTCCGGACGGGGAAAGCACGTTTTTTGATGCGTATTGCGGTGCAGGTTTTTTCAGTTTTGTTCTAAAAACGGACTTTACCACGCGTATAGGTATGGATATCGACAGGGTGGCGATAGATTGCGCCAAAACGACCGCTAAAAAGTATACGACCAAAAACGCCAAGTTCTACAGAGCGGATGCTGCCGAAGAACTATTCGGTCTGCTTGAGAGACACGATAGCTCCAGGAACATTCTATTAATAGACCCTCCCAGAAGAGGGGTTGAAAAAAAGTTCTTAGAAGCGATAGGCGCGCGGGATGATATAGCGGAAATATATTACCTTTCCTGTGATCCGGCAAGGCTTGCTAGGGATATAAAGATAATTGTTGACGGAGGATTGTGGAAACTGGGACGTGTCCAGCCCTTTGATATGTTCCCTCAGACCAAACACATAGAAACGCTCGTTGAGTTCGTCAAACAAGGAGGCAGGTCATGAAACTCTTAAAAGCACTTGCTGTTACAGTCTTTCTTGTGAGCCTGTGTACAGGCCTGGTTGTCGCGGAGGATTACCAGTTGTCCAGGGACCCCAGATTATCCAAGGCAAAGACCAGTTTTGAAAAGGGTCTTGAGTACCTGAAACGGGGCGACAGGGCCTTTAGCGTAAGGGCCGGGCGCGCTCAGAAGATGTATGAGCATGCGGAGGACTATATCCTGAAAGCGGAGTTCCTCTATAAGGAACTCGGACAGGAGCACGGAATAGATGTAACTAGTGAGGTCGCGACCTGCCGTGAATTGTACCGTGAGATACACGTTAAAGTCAATAAGGCCAGGCGCAAGACCCGTATGCGGTGAGAAGGTTTTACTTTACGCTCAGGGGCTTTTCGTATATCATATGACGGTAAAAAACGTGTCATAAGGATACGGTGCCTGAAAAACCAACAAAGGAGAAAAGAGGATGTACAGGGATCAGATCAAGGTGCTCGACTGCACTATAAGGGACGGCGGTCTTATAAACGCCCATTATTTTGACGATAAGTTCGTGCGGGAGGTCTACAAGGCCGTGACCTCTTCCGGCGTCGATTACATGGAGATAGGTTACAGGGCTTCCAGGAAGATCCTTAACCCCGATGAGTTCGGCAAATGGAAGTTCTGCGATGAAGATGATATCAAAAAGGCCATAGACGGGATAGAGAGCAACACGAAGCTTTCCGTCATGGTGGACGTGGGTCGCGTGACAAGGGATGATATCCTTCCTTGTGAGGACAGCGTGGTTGATATGATACGCGTTGCCACCTACGTTAAAGATGTCGATAAAGCCATAGAACTTGTCAAGGAAGCGGAAGCTAAAGGGTACGAGACGACCGTAAACATAATGGCTATTACCAAAGCTTTCAGCAAAGAACTGGACGAGGCATTGCAGCAGATAGACCAGGAGACCAATGTCAAAGCGGTTTATATTGTTGACAGTTTCGGGCATCTTTACTCTGAGCCGTTACGTTATCTTATCGACAAGTACAAGAATTTCATTACCAAAGCCGAAGTGGGCGTCCACGCGCACAACAACCAGCAGCTGGGTTTCGCGAACACGATAGAGGGGATAATCCAGGGCTGCAATTTCGTTGACGCCACCATATACGGTATCGGAAGGGCGGCCGGCAACTGTCCTCTGGAGCTTCTGCTTGGTTTCCTTAAGAATCCCAAGTATAAGCTTGCCCCGATAATGGACGTGATAGCGAAAGAATTCCTTCCCCTGAGGCAAAAGATAGAGTGGGGATATATCATACCCTATGCTGTTACCGGTATGTTCAACGAGCATCCGCGCGTGGCCATGGAGCTGAGGCAGACCGATAAGAAGGATGATTATCTGGAATTCTATAAAAGCATGGCGGCTACGGAAATAGATTGACGATGGATATGGAGCGATTTGAAAGATTGCCCCTTATGGGCATAGTCAGGGGAGTGTCTCTCCAGGATATGGGTAAGCTGGCGGAAACTGCCGTTGAAGCTGGGCTCCGGACCATGGAGATCACGATGAACACCCCCGGGGCAAAAGAATTGATATCTCTCTCGCGCGAGATCGCCGGCGATCGTATGCAGATAGGCGCCGGCACGGTTCTTTCTTCGGAAGATCTTGATGGGGCTCTTCGATCCGGCGCTTCTTTTATCGTGATGCCGTCTTACATAGAGGAGGTAGTAGAAGCCTGTAACGACAGGGGAGTAGCGGTATTCCCCGGAGCTTTTACGCCTGGTGAAGTCCTTACAAGCTGGCGGGCCGGTGCCAGTATGGTCAAGGTTTTTCCCTCAGGTATGTTCGGCCCCAGATATATCAGGGAACTGAAAGGGCCTTATGACCGGATCAAGCTTATGGCAGTCGGTGGTGTAAGGGTCGATAACATTGCCGAATATTTCTCATCCGGCGCGGACGCGGTCGCTTTCGGTTCGAGCGTTTTCCGCAGGGATTGGCTCCAGAGGAAAGATTTCGGCTCTATCGGAGCACTCATAGCGCAGTATGTTTCCCTTGTCCGTGATGCGACCGGCAAGTGAGCCGGATCCTTTGAGTTTCTTTCCGACATGAAAAAGATCAGAATATATTCCTGGAACGTTAACGGTATACGGGCGGTAGCCAGAAAAGGGTTCGTAGAGTGGCTCGGGGCCGAATCCCCCGACGCACTTTGCCTTCAGGAGACGAAAGCCCACCCGGAACAGCTTGATGACGACATCAGGTCGCCGGAGGGCTATCATGCCTACTGGAACAATCCGCCGAGAAAAGGGTACGCAGGAGTTTCAGTTTATACCCGCACGGAACCCTCGTCCGTGGAAGATGATTTCCCGCCGTCAGATTTTGATACCGAGGGAAGGATGCTGAAGCTTCAGATCGGGGATTTCGTGCTTCTGAACGTGTATTTCCCCAACGGGGGTATGGGGCCGGAAAGGCTGGGATACAAGCTGGATTTTTACGAGAAATTCCTTAAATATATCGACGGCATCGAGAGTAGGAATATAGTGATATGCGGTGACTTCAATACCGCGCATAAACCGATAGACCTTGCCCGCCCCAAACAGAACGAGATGTTCTCGGGTTTTCTTCCCGAGGAAAGGGCCTGGCTGGACAAACTGGTCTCACACGGGTACGTGGATACCTTTCGCCATTTCAATGACGAGCCGGGGCAATATACCTGGTGGGATTATAAGAGCCGTTCCCGGGAAAGGAACGTGGGCTGGAGAATAGATTATTTTTTTGTAACTGAGAAATTCCTCCCCAGGGTGAAAGACGCTTTCATACTTTCAGAGGTAACTGGAAGCGATCACTGCCCCGTGGGCATAGAGATAGACCAGAAGTGAAAAAAGCTTATCCAAAATTACTTATATCGGACGAAAACAATAATGTTTACGACCTTCCGCATCTTGAAGCTGCGGGGATGAAGGGGGGCAGCTTTTTCCGGCTTGATGCTTCGGATCTGGTAGAACTGCCCGAGGACTCAGAACTATTCATGCTGCCGGACAGGATGCCGGTGGGTTATGATCCGGATACGGGCGAGTTCGCCATTCTGGAGCAGAACCCTTATTCAGAGAAGGCGCGTGCCTGTTACGCCGTCGCGGCATTCCTCCCTCCGGGATTTACTGGAACATACAGTGCTTCATACAAAACCGGCAGAAAAGCTGTATCCCTGCCCTTATTCAGTTATGCGGCAGCGGTCTTTTACAGGGGAAAGATCCATGCCGCGGGGGTGAGGGTCGATCGCGAAAGGCGCCAGCAGCTTGCCGGTATGGACATACGTCTTGTGGAGAAGAACGTGCGCCTGTTCAGAAAGAGATTCCCGGAAAATCGGCTTGTACGCCACCTTGAGAGATGTGCCCTCTGTTACGGTTGTCCGGCGGCAAAGAATTTCTTTCTCAAGAGATACGAAGGGCCTCTTCCAGCTTCCCCGACTTGTAACGCAAGGTGCATAGGATGTATCTCCTATCAGCCCGGAAGTGGCTGCTCGGTCACTCAACCGCGGATAGAATTCGTTCCCACGCCCGAAGAGATCGCCGAGGTGGCTCTGGCTCATATTAGTGCCGTCAGGGACCCGGTGGTGAGTTTCGGCCAGGGTTGTGAGGGAGAGCCGCTCATGGTGGGGGAGGTCATTCTTGAGGCGGTTAAGATCATAAGAAAGGCCACTGCCAAGGGCGTGATCAATATCAATACGAACGCAAGCCGCCCACGCCTCATCGGTGAGCTTTTTGACGCCGGGGTCGATTCGATAAGGGTAAGCCTGAACAGCGTCAGGGAAGAGTTCTATAATGCCTATTACAAGCCCGACGACTATATTTTCAGCGACGTCGTCTCTTCGATAAGAGCCGCCAAAAAGCGAGCGGGGTTCGTTTCGCTTAATTATCTGACCATGCCGGGTTTTACCGATCTTGAAGCAGAGGTGAAGGCGTTTCTCCGATTCCTGGAAAATGAGGCCCCTGATATGATACAATGGCGCAACCTTAATTACGATCCGGAGGCGTATTTCGCTCAACTGAAGCTGGCGCCATCTGCCGACAGGATGATAGGGATAAGGGCATTATTGCGCAGTGTGAAGGAACGCCATCCGCAGATCATGCAGGGGTATTTCAACCCTTCTCTGGGAAGGGTCAAAAGACATCTGAAAAAACATGATAGTTAACAGGATGATATCAAAATATGTTTTGAGCGCGGTAATAGCCGTGTGCTTTCTTGCCGGATGTTCCCGTTCGGCCGAAGAAGCCGTTGATATTTCGGTCAATGCCCGCTCGGCGGTTATAATGGAAGCGCGCTCGGGCCAGGTCCTTTTCGAGAAATCCCCCGGGAACAAATACCCACCGGCATCGACCACCAAAGTGATGACGGCAATAGTCGCCTTTGAGAACATGAACCTTTCTGATGAGATAGTCCCCAGGAAGGGAGCGCTTAATGTTGAG
This genomic interval carries:
- the eda gene encoding bifunctional 4-hydroxy-2-oxoglutarate aldolase/2-dehydro-3-deoxy-phosphogluconate aldolase → MDMERFERLPLMGIVRGVSLQDMGKLAETAVEAGLRTMEITMNTPGAKELISLSREIAGDRMQIGAGTVLSSEDLDGALRSGASFIVMPSYIEEVVEACNDRGVAVFPGAFTPGEVLTSWRAGASMVKVFPSGMFGPRYIRELKGPYDRIKLMAVGGVRVDNIAEYFSSGADAVAFGSSVFRRDWLQRKDFGSIGALIAQYVSLVRDATGK
- a CDS encoding PAS domain S-box protein, yielding MKPATVTATRKVIRTVIRKVCRKATSPSDKERSDHAGESALGTSGFPCFHFTIRKTSAEQVQPKAVQGMKKKDKPDKKNKDHQKKDSGEALMGQGRAKAKMEWLLDETDNLLKSLISKEKEIIQTEDALVEAMRRFRDLFEQSPIGVGIHGTSGELLIVNKSYLDIFGVDSFKEISSQNLFRDLDLSKKEVDRIKEGHVFQHELEYDFVGADYKTDREGVAHILFTISPLFREKEVIAYMVQAQDISQRKQAEESHRLAQLGRLLSDMAHEVNNPLMIISGRAELALLEGVKDEKIKDTLNVILDQCFLAKDIIHRLLRYSRIGKIERTPVDMYKIIDLITNILQHHFQMSNIVLEKEVEEGLPMVIGNEKQLQQVFMNIIRNSADAMPDGGVITLKTHRQGNYIRIDIRDTGEGMSPKVLGRIFEPFFTTKQKGTGLGLAVCHTIIQDHGGKLKYESKIGEGTTATILLPVESRLEE
- a CDS encoding TRAM domain-containing protein, translated to MGKKLSTRIYTMAFGGSGIGKIDGKVCFVEGALPGEEVTFDAEKETSSYIKGRVTEVKNPSHDRVDPVCRHYRVCGGCQLQHVSYAKELAHKQQQVVELIGKIAGERDIDCCDIIASDREYNYRSSVTLHKSGTGYGYYASGSRKVIDIDECPVAAEAINAELGGLRGSKKDITLKADHLGNVWSSDRSGHRYFTDRYYGTEIVLSPKAFSQVNRHIAERIAQTLDEWIATPDGESTFFDAYCGAGFFSFVLKTDFTTRIGMDIDRVAIDCAKTTAKKYTTKNAKFYRADAAEELFGLLERHDSSRNILLIDPPRRGVEKKFLEAIGARDDIAEIYYLSCDPARLARDIKIIVDGGLWKLGRVQPFDMFPQTKHIETLVEFVKQGGRS
- a CDS encoding radical SAM protein — protein: MKKAYPKLLISDENNNVYDLPHLEAAGMKGGSFFRLDASDLVELPEDSELFMLPDRMPVGYDPDTGEFAILEQNPYSEKARACYAVAAFLPPGFTGTYSASYKTGRKAVSLPLFSYAAAVFYRGKIHAAGVRVDRERRQQLAGMDIRLVEKNVRLFRKRFPENRLVRHLERCALCYGCPAAKNFFLKRYEGPLPASPTCNARCIGCISYQPGSGCSVTQPRIEFVPTPEEIAEVALAHISAVRDPVVSFGQGCEGEPLMVGEVILEAVKIIRKATAKGVININTNASRPRLIGELFDAGVDSIRVSLNSVREEFYNAYYKPDDYIFSDVVSSIRAAKKRAGFVSLNYLTMPGFTDLEAEVKAFLRFLENEAPDMIQWRNLNYDPEAYFAQLKLAPSADRMIGIRALLRSVKERHPQIMQGYFNPSLGRVKRHLKKHDS
- a CDS encoding nucleoid-structuring protein H-NS; the encoded protein is MYRDQIKVLDCTIRDGGLINAHYFDDKFVREVYKAVTSSGVDYMEIGYRASRKILNPDEFGKWKFCDEDDIKKAIDGIESNTKLSVMVDVGRVTRDDILPCEDSVVDMIRVATYVKDVDKAIELVKEAEAKGYETTVNIMAITKAFSKELDEALQQIDQETNVKAVYIVDSFGHLYSEPLRYLIDKYKNFITKAEVGVHAHNNQQLGFANTIEGIIQGCNFVDATIYGIGRAAGNCPLELLLGFLKNPKYKLAPIMDVIAKEFLPLRQKIEWGYIIPYAVTGMFNEHPRVAMELRQTDKKDDYLEFYKSMAATEID
- a CDS encoding response regulator; translation: MNTILVIDDEIQIVEILEQFLSSEGFKVETAYNGREGLEKLDECHPDIILLDEKMPEVGGAAFRQGMQKLGKDIPVIVLTGSVGVGQKKDNNKQEYGYLLFKPVRLSDLKELILEILSQ
- the xth gene encoding exodeoxyribonuclease III — encoded protein: MKKIRIYSWNVNGIRAVARKGFVEWLGAESPDALCLQETKAHPEQLDDDIRSPEGYHAYWNNPPRKGYAGVSVYTRTEPSSVEDDFPPSDFDTEGRMLKLQIGDFVLLNVYFPNGGMGPERLGYKLDFYEKFLKYIDGIESRNIVICGDFNTAHKPIDLARPKQNEMFSGFLPEERAWLDKLVSHGYVDTFRHFNDEPGQYTWWDYKSRSRERNVGWRIDYFFVTEKFLPRVKDAFILSEVTGSDHCPVGIEIDQK